ccTAAATCCATTCTCGAAGGTATCAAATCTTATCACTATTcaccatttttttgtttgatgtgGAAAGACGAGTTGAAATTTAAAGTGTGTGTTGTCGTTTTGCACGAAATTGTAAGTGAGAGTGGGACTGAAAAGTCATCAGCagtagtttttgaaaataataagaagaaggatttttttcttttattttattattgatggAGGTttgaagatgaaaaaaaaaagtagttttGTTTCTCtaatgaaatgaagaaaagaatgaatgagCTATTTATCCTTTTACTTTTTATGTCttagaagaaaaaaagtttaaagaagaaagtacctagGCAGCATTTTTTCCCGATGTGAGATGTCTGTGCCAAGCCATAAAATCAGTTCCTGGTAGGGTAACCTTAGGGTTGTTTCTAAAGGCTTTTTGAGGGTTGGTGAAGAAAGAGATGTCGAGGTCCTGACTAATCCGTAAATCTTCCCCTTGGGCACTAGGGAAGAAATGAAGCCGTCTGTTTGCTCTTTCTAAATTGTCAATAGGACAGACGAAGAAACAATGAGTTTTGTCACCTACGGTGAAAGGGATAAGGATTCTGGGGTCATCGATTTGAAGTTGAGGGTCCCCAATGATCTCATCATTGATTTGATTCAATATGTGCAAAGACGGAGGAGTTGGTTGTTGTGTCACTGGACTTTTGCCTTTATCTTGAGCAGCAACTTGAGAAGATGAGGTGGCCATTGATGAACAAAAAGGAACatgagaaatgaaaaatggcagttGTGGAATGAAACAGAATGCAAGTTTTCAGGGAGCAAGGattcaagaaaaggaaaaacaatggTGTGAAGTTTAATTTAAATAGAGTTTACTTCCAAACCATTGTTACATAAAAGAttcaaagagaaaagaggtaactTTGCGAAGAAGGCGAAGTGGTGGAGAGAGAGATTGTGAATCATGTGAGATGTGTCAAACAAGTCAAAATTGAtgaagaaagtaaatggcaattaTGGCCAATTAAGGGAATTCTCATTAAACCATGGTTAAAGACTGAATTAGGATTAAGTGTTTTATCTTTAGAGGAGTGACTTTGAAAACAAACACATTAATCCTAGGGGGCATTttgttagtaaaaaataattatattcgAAGGATGAGATGATTCAAAATGTTAATAAAGCTTCGAAACTGAAGTAGAGATCGAAAAGGATGTACTTGAAGGCATCGAGTTGAAACTATTTGGCACGATTTCGATTGACATGGTAAATCGAGCAGCTACACGAATGAGGAAGATCGacatttttcaaattaaaaggaTTTTAGCAACTGTCACACGTTTGGGCAAAGTAGCGGGAACGGTTACCCAAACTTTTGCACACAAGGGGGTGCCATTTCATTAATGATCGGTTATGAAAAAGGCTATAAATGTTAGAAAGTATTAAGGCACAAGGGTTGGAACTTTTCTTCAGAAATATACTCAAGTACACTCATATCCCAGCGAATTTCTGAGTCTGCGTTCGAGTTCAATTTCTGTAAGGTTCCTTCAATgtctttatcttttcaatttataatttctccaaactttacttttcttgttcaatttaaattcaaagcatctttaaatttttattgttggATTTACATTTCAGTACTTTTAATCTTCATGTCAAAAGTCTTTTGATTCAATCGAAGgcatttttattgctttatttaaATTCATTGCAAACTTTTTCGATTTCACTCAGTTTATCTTTCGAAAATCTTATTTTACACCTTTAAACCTTTTCTCTTGTTTAATTCAAGGATCTTTGATGCATTTATAAAAAAACTAGTACTTGCAAAAGAGAAGTAAATTTCGCTTCTGGACCATTAAAATTAAACCACTTTCGATttgttaaaatttgataaaacaaTACCATAATGACTATATCTGCAAACAATATCCACGTTAACAATTTCGTTATGTTTTATAAGTTCAAATGCACAAAAAAATTCAggtgttttaatttaaaaaaaattaaaaatttaaatatattttttaatttttaaaaatttaaatattctgATGATAAAAGATTAGGAatcaatttatcttttttttctccgCATTTAAAACATCACCGCTAATTACAGCTCATGAATGAATAATTCCATCACTTTCTCCGTCACCTACCCTTTAATTTCTTTAAGCAACAATTATCATTCCTCATCTCTCAATTTCCATTTCTAATACAAATCAGCACACCACACCACACCACACCACAGGGCACACAGGATAGGATTGACCCCACCAGTCTCATGCAACCCAAACCCAACTTGGTGCCACGCCTTATCACCAAACACCCTCCACTTTCTCTTTCGTTCTGTCTGTAAACAATTGTTTCTTATAttttggatttatttatttttcaacaatcaaagcaaaaaggaaaaaacaatCCTTTATCTTCGTAAAACTTCCATATAGTGCGCATTCGATTGGATAAGAAATTAGAGTGAATTATTTAATGAGTTGAACATTGACAACCGCAGCATTCTAAACCACCATTGCCGTCACAGGCAGGCCAGCCAGCCTGTCCATTTTTTCTCTTATCGtattattaaatttagagaatgtattattatgtattcaatttaataatctataaataaataaattacaattcTTATTCTTAAATATCTTCATCTTAACATTActgtttaattattattctattcCAGTAACAAAATTCCCTATATGATGACGACTTAGTAGAAAATGATTAATATTGATTTGTCCAGTTTCGCCGTTTCTTCCTCTATATCTCTCTCATATACAATTTCCAACTCCGTTAATCTTTCCCGTTAATATTCTTTCCTCCCGTCCCTCATTCTTATCTCCTTTCTCAATTCCCatttctcaattctcaatttCCACCGCCACTCTCTCTTGTTAATCAGGTACGAAATGCAGTTAAGCCactttgtttttcttatttttttctcaactACAActctgtttgtttgtttgtttgtttgtttttcttctgTCTTTCAATCTGTAAATTTTGCTATTTGTTGTATATAAAAATACCTAGATTCAgcttgttaattaattgttcCTTTGAATTTTCTCGGAATCCAAACGCTCCGAATATTCATCGTTCTtgaacccttttttttttcagtattATTGTCACAACAAAAAAATTCCGGCAGGTTAACTTAAAGAGGCTTGATCGAATCGGAAAGAAacgaaaagagaagagaaagaaagcgCACACAGATCGAGAAAAAGATGGCGGAAGAGCACCGATGCCAAGCTCCGGAAGGCCACAAACTCTGTGCCAATAATTGCGGCTTCTTCGGGAGCACAACCACCATGGACCTCTGCTCCAAGTGCTATAGAGATGTTCTCTTGAAGGAGCAAGAACAAGCCAAGACCAAATCCACCATCGAAACCgctctctcctcctcctccacctCAGCCCCAGCTCATCCATCTCCGCCGCCTCCAGCCGTAGATTCCCTCCCTCAACCATCACCGCTCATCGCCTTAGAATCGTCCGTATCGACGTCTCCAGCGGTTGGATCGGCGGTTCACACGAACCGATGCGCAGCATGCAGGAAACGGATCGGGTTGACCGGTTTTACATGTAGGTGCGGGATCACGTTTTGCGGGGCCCACAGGTACCCGGAGAAGCATGGGTGCGGGTTCGATTTCAAGACGGTAGGGAGGGACGAAATAGCGAGGGCGAATCCCGTGATCAAAGCCCAGAAGCTCGACAAGATTTGATCTGAACCGTTGGTTTTGGACGATGAACATGAGTGATTCGGATGATGACGTGATCATCATAGTTGCGAATCTGGCGGCCACCGCTtcatgattgattaaaaaagaaaaaaacgttATCTATTATTAATGAGGAAAGGTTGAATTTGAATAAGTCGTATGTAGGGACTAGGGAGTGGCTTtgctttgtaaaaaaaataaaaaagaaatcgATTTTCTGCTGTTTT
This portion of the Arachis duranensis cultivar V14167 chromosome 6, aradu.V14167.gnm2.J7QH, whole genome shotgun sequence genome encodes:
- the LOC107493935 gene encoding zinc finger A20 and AN1 domain-containing stress-associated protein 4 produces the protein MAEEHRCQAPEGHKLCANNCGFFGSTTTMDLCSKCYRDVLLKEQEQAKTKSTIETALSSSSTSAPAHPSPPPPAVDSLPQPSPLIALESSVSTSPAVGSAVHTNRCAACRKRIGLTGFTCRCGITFCGAHRYPEKHGCGFDFKTVGRDEIARANPVIKAQKLDKI